The genomic stretch CGGCTCTCACCCTGATACCGAGCCAGGCCGCGCCGCCCCAGGACGACACCGATGACTATCCTCCCCTGGAGTTATTCTTTCAGGCGGGAGCCGTCGAGGACGCCGATGCCAAACCCGCCCTGGAGGCCATCAGCCGCTCCTGGCGAGACACCTATACCGCCATGCTGGTCGAACTGAGCGGTCCCACCTATCCGGAAATCAAGAGTCGGCTCTTTCGCTTCCTCACCAAGCAGACCGGCCAATTCTTCGGACAGGACAGCCAGCGCTGGTTGAGGTGGGTCTGGAAGCAACCCTACGCACCCCATCCTGAATACCTCATCTTCAAGCGATCCTTCTACAAGATCATCGATCCCCGCATGGTCAAGTTCTTCCCGCCGGCTGCCCGCTCCCTGGTCCGGCTGGACGAGGTGCAGTGGGGAGGGGTGAAGGTCAACGGCATTCCTCCCCTGGACCACCCCGAGAATATTCCGGCCAGTGAGGCCGACTACCTCAAGGACAGCCACGTCGTTTTCGGTCTATCGGTGGGGGGCAGTGCTCGGGCCTACCCCAAGCGGATTCTGGCCTGGCACGAGATGGCGCTGGACAAATTGGGCGGCACCGGGATTACCCTGGTCTACTGCACGCTCTGCGGCACCGCCATTCCCTACAAGAGCGTCGTCGGGGGGCGGCACCGGACCTTCGGCACCAGCGGACTGGTCTATCGGGCCAACAAGCTGATGTTCGACCACGAGTCCAACAGTCTGTGGTCCACCCTGCTGGGAACGCCCGTGATCGGCAAACTGGCGGGATCCGGTCTCAAGCTGGAGTCGCTTCCCATCGTGACCACCCGCTGGGGAGAATGGCGGAAAAAACACCCCGACACCACCGTCCTGTCTCTGGACACGGGGCATGAGCGTGACTACAGGGAGGGTCAAGCCTACAAGCAATATTTTTCCACCGATTCGCTGATGTTCCAGGTGGCCGAGAGGGACAAGCGCCTGAGAAACAAGGCTGAAATCCTGGGGATCGTGCTCTCCCCCTATTCCCCCGACGGCAAGGAGCAGCCACTGGCGGTCAGCTCGAGATTCCTGAAGAAGAATCGGGTGTTCCGGACCGGGCTGGCCGGTCACTCACTGACCATCCTGACGACCCGGGCCGGCGCCAACCGTGTCTTCAAGACCGGAAAGGAAAGGTTCCAGCGGCTGTTGCGGGATGACCGGGTGGTCGACGACAGCGGAAAAACCTGGAAAATGAAGGAAGACGGCCTGATTTCCGAGGAAAACCCCGACCGGGTATTGCCTCGAGTCCCGGCCTTTCGCGCCTTTTGGTTCGGCTGGTTCGCCCAATACCCCGAGACCCGGCTGATCAAGTAAACTAGCCCGCATTTCTCACCAGGCCGCTGAGCCTACGGTAGTTACGTATTCGTGTTTAACATCCTGCGGCGCTTTGTATGGAGTCTTCAGCCTACACACGGTGCTGGGCGCGCCCTGGCTTGTCCTTTTCCCCTCAGCGCATCCATGCTCGCTCGACCGTAGTGACCGCTACGCTCTTCGCTCCCGAGCACGCGCTGAGGGGAAAATGCCTGCGCCATGATCACGCCCCCTGGTGAGAAACGCGGGCTAATCGGGGGGATGTGGGTCTCGCACCTCCAGGAGGTCCCAGGCCGCTCTCTGCCTGGCGATGGCCGACGAATTGGGCCATTGGGCCGGCGAGGTGATTCGTCCCGGCACTCCCGCTCGCCACACGGCCCGAGCACGGAGGCGCTGTCGGACTCGACGCAGTTGCGATTGGCAGTCCTCCAATTCGGTGTCGACCCCATCCAGCGAGAGCACCGTCACATCCGCCTCCCTCCCGACTGCCAGGCTTCCGATGCGGTCCTCCCAGCCGATGGCCCTGGCCGGCTCGATGGTGGTCCGGCCAATGACTTCCGCCAGCGGCAGACCCAGGTGAAGCAGCTTGGTCATGACGGTCGGCAAGTCGTAGGCCGGGCCTTCGCAGGTTCCGCTGTGGAGGTCGCTGCTGATGGTGTCGGGCCAAAAGCCCTGCTGAAAGCTCAGCTCGGCAACCGTCCAGTTGAAGGATCCCTGCCCAAAACCCACGTCGAATAACACGCCCCTTTCCCGCGCCGCTCGCACCGCGGGATCCAAATGCCCGTCCGAGCGGACGATGGTGCTGCGAAATCCATGGTAGGTGTGGGTATAGATGTCACCCGCGGCCATCTTGCCCGGGCAGTCCGCCAGGCTCACCGTAGAGAGAGTGTGGTGAACCATCAGCGGAAGCCGGACCGCACGAGCCGCGGCCAAGGCCCGGCGATAGGCTTCGGCTTCGTTGCGCCCCTCATCGGCCAGCGAGGCCGAGAGACGGACCTTGACTCCCGCAATCAGGTCTCGATTGGCGTTCACGCAGTCGATGCAGCCCTGAAGGTCGGCCAGGTCCAGCAGATCCAGCTCTCCCGGCGTGGCCTTGTCACCGCCCAGCTTGGCGAATGCCAGCCCGGCGCAGGAGATGTTGAGCAGCGCCAGCAGGCGTGTCCGGCTGGGCCGGCAGGCATAGATTCGAAAGCCTTCAAAAGTGCTGCAGCCGGCACTGCCGGTATCGAGTGCGGTCGTCACCCCTCGACCCAGGCAGTAGTGGTCCACGTCGATGCCCAGCGGGGTGACGTGCTCGTAACCATGCATGTGCAGATCGATCAGGCCGGGAACCACCAGCAAACCCCCGGCATCGAATCGCTGGTCGGAGGTTTCCGCCCGTGCCGACCGCGTCAACAGGGAAATGCGGCCATCCCGGATACACAGGTCCAATTGAGCGTCCACCCGATTGGCCGGGTCCACCACCCGGCCTCCGGCGATGATCCAGTCGTGATGCGCCATGGGAACTCCCTCGGAGAAAACCCGAGGCCCACCTGGAATAGGTGTTTTCCCCGGGTGGAATTAACAGTAAGATTCGACTGGGTTCAGGGGATCCCGGGCTCCCCTGGCCGTGCATCCGGCAATGAGAGCATCCCGGCTCGCATTCCTGACCCATTCGGCGGCGACATGAAAAAAGCGATCGATCTCGAGGCGGCCATCAGACATCTCGACCAGGAGGGATACGTGGTGCTCGAAGGTGTCCTGGACCGAAAGCGGCTGCAGCGGATTCGAGGGGAAGTCGACCGGCTCTTCGAGCAGGAACAGCGGCAGCCATTCGACCCGGGTGACGGTCCCGGGGGATCCGACGACGACGCCATCGAAGCCTTCATCTCGGAGAGCTACACCGCCTCCGAGGCCGAAGTGGCTCGAATCATGAAGAGGATTCGCCACACGCGCGCGCTCAACGGGAACACCTCCTGGCCGGTGCCCCCCAACCAGGTCATGAAGCTCTTCTTTCACCTCCCGCTGCTCTTCGATCAGGATCGGTCTCAACGCATCATGAATCTGCCGGCCAAGTCGAATACGGCACTGCAGTTGGTTGAAGAACCCCATGTCCTGAAACTGGTCCGGGGGGTCCTGGGCGAGGACTGCGTGCTCTCGGATCTGAGCGCCACCAGCATCGGCGCCCATGCCACCGAGGGGGGAGCCTGGCACGTGGATGTGCCCCTGGGTCAACTGGCCGAACCCCTGCCCGATTTCCCCTTGACCGTCCAGAATGCCTGGATGCTGGACGATTTCACCGCCGAAAACGGCGCCACCCGGGTCGTGCCTCGAAGCCACAAGTTGAGGAAGAAGCCCGTCTGGGCCCCCCAACAGGAACAGCAGGAAGCGATCCTGACCGCGCCCGCGGGGTCGGTGGCCGTTTGGCTGTCCAATACCTGGCACCGCTCGGGTCCCAACACCACCGACCGTCCCCGCCGGGCATTGCTCGGCTACTATTCCCGTTCCTGGGTCAAACCCTTCAGCGACTACCGCACCTGTTTTTCCAAGCGGAAACTGGATGAACTCTCCCCTACCCTGAGATACCTGCTGGGCTTCTCCGCCAACGGGATCGTGCGGGGATGACCGGGTTGAGCCCGCATTTCCTCAATTCCGGCTCTCGGCCGGTTCCATCGCGAAAACACGGTCGTAGGATTTCAGGGCGACTCCACCAAGCCTTTCCGCCATGCGCCGGAAGGCCTGCCTGCGAAGACCCCAGCGATCATCCCGCGCCACCTGCTCCAGCCAGTCGCACAGGTGGACTCGGCACAGGTCGTCAAAGTCCTCTTTGGAGAGCTCGATCTCCTGCTGCAGGAAACGATCCTTGAGAATGTAGGGCTCCTGTCCCCGCGCGACGCTCTCGTCCAGGGATTGCCGCAACAGGCAACAGTTGAGATAGACCAGTCTCTCGGCCCGTTCTCCGATGAGGTCACGCACCTCACCCCGGCGTTCCAGGGGCAAGGTGAAATCCTGGAACAGCTCGGTGCCGTAGATCGAATGAAACATGCCGGCATCGCACAGTTCCTGGCTGCAACCCCAGGACTGCAGGTCCCGGTAGACCCCGGCGCCATGCGCCAGATAGGTATTTTCGGAATGCCCGATTTCCGCGGCTCCCAGTTCCTTGAAATAGTCGGCAAACCTCCTCATCCTCTCACTCATGGAAACCCTCCTCGGATCGATGGGAAAAAGCGCGCCACCAAGTTTGCAACCAGCCTACTTTACACCAGAGAGACCGGCCGACCCACATCCTTGTCTGCAACACCGCTGTTTCGCCCCTTATGAGTCGCCCCGACGTGTGGGACGGCGGCGTGGATAGGTGATCGTTGAATAGTGGGTAGTGGATGGTTATTTGATCGACACGTTAAGCATATTTGAAACAAACGACTGCGCCTAGTGGCTGGAAACCGATTCAAAGTCGAGCATGTGCAGATTTTTTATTCACATCGATGCACAGGATATACAGGATTCTTTTCAGGAAACGGCCAGCTTTTCATGCCGGGAATCCACAAAACCGCACCGGATCATCGCCTGAGCTGGCTTCTCGTGCTGGAAGCTCTCGTCGGGCTAGTCCTGTTAATCCTGTGCATCCTGTGCATCGATGTTCATCAGGTAGAAAATCGTGCCAACGGAACAGGGTCCTTGTTCCCGGCAGGCTATGAAGATTCGTTGTTCAACCCTCGAATGATCTCCACGGCAGGGCAGGGACGGCACTTTCCTGAATCACCTCTGGTGTCACCCTGTATGATCCGCACGGCAGAGCGGGGCGTGATCCTCAGGCTCCGCGCCGGCCCTGGCCGAGGTTGGGAATTGGCACTATGTCCTTGAAGTAGCACGCACCCTCAAAGTAGCATCGGTCCCATGGCTGACGATCCACGCAATCCCTATCGACTGCATCCCGATTCCGTTCTGAAGCCTCCCAAACGCTTTTTTTCCATTCTCAGCCACATCGGTCCCGGGCTGATTCTGACCAGCACTATCGTGGGATCGGGGGAGCTGATCGCAACCACCGTTCTGGGCGCCGAGAACGGGTACACCCTGCTCTGGCTGATCCTGGTGAGCTGCGTCGTCAAGATCGTGGTCCAGAACGAGTTGGGACGCTACGCCATCGGGACGGGCGAGACCACCCTGGAGGCCTTCGACAAGCTTCCCGGACCTCGATGGCGGGTTTCCTGGGTGGTCTGGCTCTGGTTCCTGGTGGTGCTGCTGGGACTGTTCTCCATCGGAGGCATGCTGGGAGGCATCTCCGAGGTCCTCAACACGCTGATTCCCGGTGTCTCCTTCAACACCTGGTTGTGGTTCCTCAACCTCTTCACCATCGGATTGCTGGTCGTCGGCCGCTACTCGCTGATCGAACGGGTGGCGGTAGCCATGGTGGTGACCTTTACGCTACTGACCGTCGGCTGCGCCTACCTGCTTTCCAAGGACCCGCAATACTTTTCCTGGGCCAGAGTTCTGGAGGGCCTCTCCTTTCAACCCCCGCAAGGGGGCATGAGCACGGCGGTTACCGTCTTCGGTGCCACCGGCGTGGGAGCCATCGAACTGATCGCCTACCCCTACTGGTGTATCGAGAAGGGCTACGCCCGCTTCACCGGAATTCGGGAGAGGTCCCAGGCCTGGAAAGCCAGGGCCGACGGTTGGATCAAGGTAATGGGAACCGACGTTCTCAGCGCCTGTGTGATCTACACCTTTGCCACCGTGGCCTTTTATTTCCTGGGCGCGGGCGTCCTTTCCGGGATGGGCCTGGTGCCCCAGGGTCTCGACATGGTCAGAACCCTCTCTCACATGTTCACTCAGACCCTGGGAAACTGGTCCTTCTACCTCTTCCTGATAGGCTCGATGGCCGTACTCTACTCGACCGTCTTCTCCGGAATCGCCGCACTGAGTCGCATGCTGGCCGACTTTGCGGGCATGCTGGGCCTCTACCGCAAAGACGACTATGCCGCCAGGTTAAGGGTCATTCGACTCCTGGTGGTGGGGCTGCCGCTGATTCCCACCCTGCTGTTCCTGTACCTGCAGGAGCCGGTGCTCATGATCAAGGTCAGCGGAATCAGCCAGGCCCTGCTGCTGCCCGGCATCGGCTTTGCCATGCTCTACCTCGGCAAGACCTATCTGCCGCGCGAGATTGCACCCAAGAACTGGGTCACCGCCGCCCTCTGGGCAACCACGCTGGTCATGGCCCTCCTGATGGGCTACTCGGTGGTCCTGGCCGTGCTCCGCTGGTGAAAATCTCTGACGTGAGATTGCGACACCGCTCGGATGCGGCGGCAATGTTGCAGACACGGGCCCACAAGTCGTCCGATCCGGTAAGAAGTCCGCCGGCCTTGCGAGAGTTGACGATTGGTCAAGCCGGTTGCGTCTCTCCTGATCCAACTGTTAATATACGTGCATCATACGTGTAGGAAATGAATATGCAAAAGAAATTGACAATCACCATAGACGAAGACGTGTACGCAGGTCTCTACCAGGTCGTGGGCAAACGCAAGATCAGCCGGTTCATCGAGTCGTTGGTCAGGCCTCACGTCATGTATGGCGATATTCGGGAAGGTTATCGTCAAATGGCTGCGGACACCGAACGAGAAACCGAAGCGATGGAGTGGATGGAGGGTACGGCTGAGGACGTTAGCGATGAAGCGAGGTGAAGCCTGGTGGGTGAGATTCGGACCATCCGTTGGCGGAGAAATCCGCAAGCGGAGGCCTGCCGTTGTCGTGACCAACGACGTGGCTATCTCCTACCTGAACAGGGTTCAGGTTGTACCCTTGACGACCCAAGTAAGCAGGGTCTACCCCGGCGAGGCCCTCGTTGTCATCAACGATAGACCGCATAAAGCCATGGCCGATCAGTTGACTACCGTGAGCAAGGCACGAATCGGAGCTTTCTTTGGAGAATTATCCGACGGCGACGTTGAAAATTTGGACGCGGCCGTGAGGCTCCATTTGGGCCTGTAATTCATCAGCACATGAGAATCACACTCGAAATCGACGACCCGATCCTCCGGAAACTGGAGCAACTCAAGTAGAAGGAAGGCAAATCCATGGGGCGGCTCGTGTCTGATCTGCTGGCGCAGGCCTTGCGGGACAACGCGAGGCCTGCCGCAGGACCTCCTCCCGTTTGGATCTCAAGGCCAATGGGCGCCAGCGTCGACCTCTCCGACAAAGTGGCGCTGAACCGGGATTTGGTTCGATGACTTCAGAGAACAACCGTTTGCAGGCAAAATGACCACGAGCTACTCCCTCGACGTCAATAGATTTGACTATCTCGACAATCAGCCCCCCCTGCATGACCACTGACCGGCAAGAGACTGGAATCTACGAAGACTCCTTCCCTGGATAATCGGTGCGGCATTGCAGTTGCCTCCAAGAGCCGGCCCGGGAAACATCTCTTCAAGTGAACCGCTCTGGAATGTGCGGAATTCCAGGTCGTAGGCATCGTTCCTAATCCATCGAAAATCCTGTATCCTTTCCTCGCTACCGATCGGGCTAAATGCCACTGGGAATCTCTATCACGGTTGCCAGTTCTGAAGTCTACTTCCGATGCTCACCAAGCTCACCATCCGCAACTTCAAGCGTTTTGGCGAGGTAGAGATCGAACTGGGCAATCCAGTGGTCTTTATCGGCCCCAACAACTCAGGGAAAACCTCCGCCATGCAGGCCTTGGCCTTATGGGACGTTGGGCTCAGGCGTTGGAACGAAAAACGGTCAGGCAAGACCACACCGGAGAAGCGCCCGGGAGTAACGATCAACCGCCGAGATCTGATTGCGGTACCCGTACCGGGCGCAAATCTCTTGTGGCGGGACCTGCACGTGCGGGAGGGTCGCAGGGACCGCGACCGACTCCAAACCCTGAACGTGCGAATCGATATTGTAGTCGAGGGGGTTACCGAGGACAGATCCTGGACCTGTGGCCTGGAATTCGACTTTGCCAATGAAGAATCCTTCTATTGCAGGCCCTTGCGACGTACAACTGGAAAGAATCCCGAACGCATGCCGGTTCCTGAGGAAGCGGGAACCGTTCAGATTGCATTCCTACCCCCAATGTCCGGGCTTGCCGCCACCGAGACTCGGCTTGACCAGGGAGCGATAAATGTGCGGATCGGTGAGGGACGCACAGCCGAAGTGCTGCGCAATCTGTGCTATCAGGTTGAAACTGATAAGCCCGAGTTGTGGCAAGAGATTGTCACGC from Acidobacteriota bacterium encodes the following:
- a CDS encoding amidohydrolase family protein; the protein is MAHHDWIIAGGRVVDPANRVDAQLDLCIRDGRISLLTRSARAETSDQRFDAGGLLVVPGLIDLHMHGYEHVTPLGIDVDHYCLGRGVTTALDTGSAGCSTFEGFRIYACRPSRTRLLALLNISCAGLAFAKLGGDKATPGELDLLDLADLQGCIDCVNANRDLIAGVKVRLSASLADEGRNEAEAYRRALAAARAVRLPLMVHHTLSTVSLADCPGKMAAGDIYTHTYHGFRSTIVRSDGHLDPAVRAARERGVLFDVGFGQGSFNWTVAELSFQQGFWPDTISSDLHSGTCEGPAYDLPTVMTKLLHLGLPLAEVIGRTTIEPARAIGWEDRIGSLAVGREADVTVLSLDGVDTELEDCQSQLRRVRQRLRARAVWRAGVPGRITSPAQWPNSSAIARQRAAWDLLEVRDPHPPD
- a CDS encoding phytanoyl-CoA dioxygenase family protein, producing MKKAIDLEAAIRHLDQEGYVVLEGVLDRKRLQRIRGEVDRLFEQEQRQPFDPGDGPGGSDDDAIEAFISESYTASEAEVARIMKRIRHTRALNGNTSWPVPPNQVMKLFFHLPLLFDQDRSQRIMNLPAKSNTALQLVEEPHVLKLVRGVLGEDCVLSDLSATSIGAHATEGGAWHVDVPLGQLAEPLPDFPLTVQNAWMLDDFTAENGATRVVPRSHKLRKKPVWAPQQEQQEAILTAPAGSVAVWLSNTWHRSGPNTTDRPRRALLGYYSRSWVKPFSDYRTCFSKRKLDELSPTLRYLLGFSANGIVRG
- a CDS encoding type II toxin-antitoxin system PemK/MazF family toxin — protein: MKRGEAWWVRFGPSVGGEIRKRRPAVVVTNDVAISYLNRVQVVPLTTQVSRVYPGEALVVINDRPHKAMADQLTTVSKARIGAFFGELSDGDVENLDAAVRLHLGL
- a CDS encoding DUF3179 domain-containing protein: MSRWSAPVLFSGQTTSAGGIMSAPWKTKIPERTQCCPGKTRRLLSCLPGPALVLAALTLIPSQAAPPQDDTDDYPPLELFFQAGAVEDADAKPALEAISRSWRDTYTAMLVELSGPTYPEIKSRLFRFLTKQTGQFFGQDSQRWLRWVWKQPYAPHPEYLIFKRSFYKIIDPRMVKFFPPAARSLVRLDEVQWGGVKVNGIPPLDHPENIPASEADYLKDSHVVFGLSVGGSARAYPKRILAWHEMALDKLGGTGITLVYCTLCGTAIPYKSVVGGRHRTFGTSGLVYRANKLMFDHESNSLWSTLLGTPVIGKLAGSGLKLESLPIVTTRWGEWRKKHPDTTVLSLDTGHERDYREGQAYKQYFSTDSLMFQVAERDKRLRNKAEILGIVLSPYSPDGKEQPLAVSSRFLKKNRVFRTGLAGHSLTILTTRAGANRVFKTGKERFQRLLRDDRVVDDSGKTWKMKEDGLISEENPDRVLPRVPAFRAFWFGWFAQYPETRLIK
- a CDS encoding Nramp family divalent metal transporter; amino-acid sequence: MADDPRNPYRLHPDSVLKPPKRFFSILSHIGPGLILTSTIVGSGELIATTVLGAENGYTLLWLILVSCVVKIVVQNELGRYAIGTGETTLEAFDKLPGPRWRVSWVVWLWFLVVLLGLFSIGGMLGGISEVLNTLIPGVSFNTWLWFLNLFTIGLLVVGRYSLIERVAVAMVVTFTLLTVGCAYLLSKDPQYFSWARVLEGLSFQPPQGGMSTAVTVFGATGVGAIELIAYPYWCIEKGYARFTGIRERSQAWKARADGWIKVMGTDVLSACVIYTFATVAFYFLGAGVLSGMGLVPQGLDMVRTLSHMFTQTLGNWSFYLFLIGSMAVLYSTVFSGIAALSRMLADFAGMLGLYRKDDYAARLRVIRLLVVGLPLIPTLLFLYLQEPVLMIKVSGISQALLLPGIGFAMLYLGKTYLPREIAPKNWVTAALWATTLVMALLMGYSVVLAVLRW
- a CDS encoding addiction module antitoxin, with amino-acid sequence MQKKLTITIDEDVYAGLYQVVGKRKISRFIESLVRPHVMYGDIREGYRQMAADTERETEAMEWMEGTAEDVSDEAR